In Mastomys coucha isolate ucsf_1 unplaced genomic scaffold, UCSF_Mcou_1 pScaffold5, whole genome shotgun sequence, one genomic interval encodes:
- the Camkk1 gene encoding calcium/calmodulin-dependent protein kinase kinase 1, which yields MESGPAVCCQDPRAELVDRVAAINVAHLEEPDEGPEPARNGVDPPPRARAASVIPGSASRSTPGRPSLSARKFSLQERPAGSCLEAQAGPYSTGPASHISPRAWRRPTIESHRVAISDSEDCVQLNQYKLQSEIGKGAYGVVRLAYNESEDRHYAMKVLSKKKLLKQYGFPRRPPPRGSQAAQGGPAKQLLPLERVYQEIAILKKLDHVNVVKLIEVLDDPAEDNLYLVFDLLRKGPVMEVPCDKPFPEEQARLYLRDIILGLEYLHCQKIVHRDIKPSNLLLGDDGHVKIADFGVSNQFEGNDAQLSSTAGTPAFMAPEAISDSGQSFSGKALDVWATGVTLYCFVYGKCPFIDEYILALHRKIKNEAVVFPEGPEVSEELKDLILKMLDKNPETRIGVSDIKLHPWVTKHGEEPLPSEEEHCSVVEVTEEEVKNSVRLIPSWTTVILVKSMLRKRSFGNPFEPQARREERSMSAPGNLLMKEGCGEGGKSPELPGVQEDEAAS from the exons ATGGAGAGTGGCCCAGCTGTCTGCTGCCAAGACCCTCGAGCAGAGCTGGTAGATCGGGTGGCAGCCATCAATGTGGCCCACTTGGAAGAGCCAGATGAGGGTCCAGAGCCTGCCAGGAATGGTGTGGACCCTCCACCCCGGGCCagagctgcctctgtgatccctGGCAGTGCTTCAAGATCCACTCCAGGACGTCCCAGCCTCTCAGCGAGAAAGTTCTCCCTGCAGGAGCGACCAGCTGGAAGCTGTCTGGAGGCTCAGGCTGGGCCTTACTCTACAGGACCTGCCAGTCACATCTCCCCTCGGGCCTGGCGGAGACCCACCATCGAGTCCCACCGTGTGGCCATCTCCGACTCAGAG GACTGTGTGCAACTGAACCAGTACAAGCTGCAGAGTGAGATTGGCAAG GGTGCCTATGGTGTGGTGAGGCTGGCCTACAACGAAAGTGAAGACAGACACTAT GCTATGAAAGTCCTCTCCAAAAAGAAGTTATTGAAGCAATATGGCTTTCCTC GTCGTCCTCCCCCGAGAGGGTCCCAAGCTGCCCAGGGAGGGCCAGCCAAACAGCTGCTGCCCCTGGAGCGTGTGTACCAGGAGATTGCCATTCTCAAGAAGCTGGACCACGTGAATGTAGTCAAGTTGATTGAG GTCTTGGATGATCCAGCTGAAGACAATCTCTATTTGG tgTTCGACCTCCTGAGAAAGGG GCCAGTCATGGAAGTGCCCTGCGACAAGCCCTTCCCAGAGGAACAAGCTCGCCTCTACCTTCGGGATATCATCCTGGGCCTCGAGTACT TGCACTGCCAGAAGATTGTCCACAGGGACATCAAGCCATCTAATCTACTCCTTGGGGACGATGGACATGTGAAGATCGCTGACTTTGGTGTCAGCAACCAGTTTGAGGGGAATGATGCTCAGCTGTCTAGTACGGCAGGGACCCCGGCGTTCATGGCCCCAGAGGCCATTTCTGATTCTGGCCAGAGCTTCAGTGGGAAG GCCTTGGATGTCTGGGCCACTGGGGTCACGCTATATTGCTTTGTCTATGGGAAG TGCCCGTTCATTGATGAGTACATCCTGGCCCTGCACCGGAAGATCAAGAATGAGGCCGTTGTGTTCCCTGAAGG GCCAGAGGTCAGCGAGGAACTCAAAGACCTGATCCTGAAGATGCTAGACAAGAATCCTGAAACAAGAATTGGGGTGTCAGATATCAAG TTACACCCTTGGGTGACCAAGCATGGAGAGGAACCCCTCCCTTCAGAGGAGGAACACTGCAGTGTGGTGGAGGTGACTGAGGAAGAGGTGAAGAACTCAGTCAGGCTCATCCCCAGCTGGACCACTGTG ATCTTGGTCAAGTCTATGCTGAGAAAGCGTTCCTTTGGAAACCCATTCGAGCCCCAAGCACGCAGGGAAGAAAGATCCATGTCTGCGCCAGGAAACTTACTGAT GAAAGAAGGCTGTGGAGAAGGGGGCAAAAGCCCAGAGCTTCCCGGAGTCCAGGAAGATGAGGCTGCATCCTGA